ACATGATAATACATCCCATATCCACCTTTACGATAAGGTGCACCTAAATCTGGCAACTTGCGTACATTGCCCCAGTTATCATCACAAAGCAGCAACGTTACATCATCGGGCACACGCATTCCTTTATCATAATATTCCTGTACCTCTTTATAAAGAGCCCACATCTGAGGAGTTTCTTCCGCATTTCGTTTAGTAACTTCAGTAATAATCCGGCGCTGGTCTTTAACAATATTCTGTAGCAACTCTATGTTAGCGTTTTCAGTCATAGGTTCATCACCATCGCCTCGCATGCCAACAGTAATAACCGATTCCCAGTCCTTGCAACGCTCTATACCTGTTCGCCAGAAATCACGTAACACAGCTCCATTCTTCGTATAATCCCATGCACCGGCTCCTCTGCGTTTCCAGTCCTGCTGGGCTAACCCCATTGGTTCGTGATGTGAAGTACCCATCACAATTCCCATTTCATTGGCTAAAGGCCCGCTGACCGAATCATCATCATAAAAAGCATTTCCCCACATGGCAGGCCACATATAGTTACCTTTCAGACGAAGAACCAACTCAAAAACCTTTTCATAAAACTTGTGATTGAAACCTCCGAAAGTATCTTTACTCCATCCGCTAAGTGCAGGAGCTTCATCATTCAGAAAAATTCCCCGATACTTTACGGCCGGCTCACCATCAGTATACTTCCCACAGATCACATAAATATCTTTTTGTTTTTTCACTGGCACATCTGCCCAATAATACCATGGAGAAACACCTATTTGAGCCGAGAGCTCATATACGCCATAGATAGTACCACGCTTGTCACTACCGGCAATAACCAATGCTTCGTCTACTCCCTGAAAAGGGTGAGCTATTGTCTGGATAAGATATTTTTCATTTTTCCCGCTTAATTCGGCAGCATCAATTTTGCCCGATTTTACCAGCTGATTGATAAAGGTATTCTTTCCCAAGGTACCTATTATCAGCAACTGTTTTTCTTTAGGAAGTTTATTCTTTGATAAAAAAGGGACAAAACCTGTTACATTATTTATATCATTCCGTAGATTATTAACTGCACGAAGTACACCGGGATAGTCTGTGCTATCCTCCACCATGCAAACTGGATTACCAGATGCAACTAAAGGGAACCTGTCATTGCCTCCGGTATTCAGAATAAACTTTTGAAGAGAACTTCCAAAAACGCTGAATGACGATACAATAAATAATGAAAAGACAATAATACATTTTAATTTCATAATAACTGCTATTTTAATATTCATACAGTTTTACATATTGAATATCCCACTCTCCTACCGGAATACGCAAATGTCTTCCCTGATGACTTTGATCTCCGTTTAATCTTCTAATTGGAACAATTTTACCATTTTCTATTTTTATCTTGTCTATGTAACCAATCCCAGCTTTTTTCTTATTATCAAGAGTTTCAAAGCTAAGAACTACTCCGGTTCCGGCAACAATATATTCTGTAGGAGACAATTCAATAATCAAAGCACCAACTTCAGGCCAAATGCTTCCGTCTTTGGCTTTCGGACTCCAACCCAATGTGTTGTCATGTTTGAATATGAACCTGTAATTATTTCGTTCAATTGTTCTTTCTCTGCTTTCATTATCAAAAAGAACTCCATTTGTTTTACCTAATCCTTGTTTTTCTGCTAAAATAGGATAAAGCTGATGAAGAATAGAATAGCTTTTGGTCAGCGGATAATTCTCTGGATCAGCAACATCCTCAATAGAGAATGGACTAAATCCCATTGCATCATGTTCTCCAAAAGCATAAAAAACTCTGGCTGCATTTGCTTCTTCAAGTCTGATTTCGGGAATAAACAAAGGATTTCCGTTATTATGGTATTGCTTGCACCAGTTTGCAAAGCCTGGATCATAAATATCCGGAGCCAGAATATCAATTGAAGGCGCTACAAATCTCCACACATCCAGCAAATGAGCCAAAGGGCCCGCACTAGGATATGCACCAGGCTTTCTTCCTCTGGAATTCAGCGCAGCATTCAAATACATAGGTATATTATATTTTTCTTTCCCGGCTTTAGCTATTTGCTGAACATATTCAGCATAAACATAAGCCATAAATAATTCATCCGTATCAAGACCTTCACCAAAGATTTCACTCCATGATCCTTTACTCTTGAACCCATTGGCCTCCCACTTCTTTAATAATGAAGGTTGAATATTTTTTTTGTTTTTCCTCAGGTATTCTATAAACTTCCCAGGAACATCCGAATTAAATCTCTGATCTGCTATCTTTCCATATTCGCGGGCATCTTCAAGCATACCTATTTCATTCTCAACCTGTATCATGATTACAGTCTGGTCTTTTTTATCATATTCTGCCAAATGATTCAGAAAATGAGAAAAAACACGTTTATCAATATTTAGGTTAGATTCCGAAAAAGCAGACATCATTTCAAGTGATTTGCCTGATTTGGTTACAGCACGAGGATATTTTTTTTGATTTTCCTTTATCCACATAGGAGCGTAGCAAGGCATGGAATTCTTCCATGATCCAAACCATAGAAATATAATTTTCAGATTATTTTTGCGAGCCTGATCAATGGCTCCATCAATTATTGAATAATCATACTTGCCTTCTTCTTTTTCAATGAGTTCCCAGCAAGCAGGAACTAATACCGTATTGAGTCCCATCTTCTCAAGTTTAGGGAAAATCCTACTTATATCATCCAAAGAAGATGCTGATGAATTTCCCAACTCTCCTCCTAACATAAGGAATGGCTTGCCATTGACCACTAACTGAGTTGCAGCATTCTTTTTTATTAAATATGGACTTTCTGTATCATTACCTGATTTGGCAGATAAGGTTGCAAGGAATAGAGATAATGCAACGAATACAATACGGGTGTATAACATAATAAGATTATTTTATTGAAAAACATGGTTGAATGGAGTTCAGACTCACGTAAGACCTCCAATCAACCATATTTATTTAGTTACACAAAGTTACAACATTAAGCTATATTATTAATAGCCTGGATTCTGATAAGCTACTTTTTCTGCATCGCTCATTTCCATGCCATCGAGTTGGCCTTGTGGAATTGGACGCAGATAGTAATTACTTGGAATTGTACGTGTTACTGTTACCGGCGTATGATCTCCATAATTGCTTCCACAAATCTGGTATGTACCAGCAATTTCTGCCCATTTTTGTGTACGTACCAAATCGAACCAACGATAACCTTCTCCATAATATTCACGTGAACGTTCAGCCAAAATATAGTTTATGTCTATAGTTGCCGGTGTAGCAGCAATCATAGCAGCACTATGGTCTTCCGCTTTTGCGATATTTCCATTGTTATTCCAACGCCACTGACCAGCACGTGCACGAATAACATTAATCAAATCTCTGGCACTTTGACCAGCAGTAGTAGTTGCACCTTTCACAGCTGCTTCAGCAGCAATAAAATAGAGTTCAGAGAATTTAGCAATATTGAAAGGACGAGTACTTCCGGCATTCGGTTGTCCCAATCCAGTTCCATTGTCGGTACGATAAGGTCCAAGCTTCCAAAGTCCAGGATATACTATTCTGCTTACTCCATTTGGTGATATCACAAAATCAGCTCTTCCAGGTAATACACCTGCCCCAATATTACTCTTATATGTTGAATTAGAGTAATCAATAGCTGTTGTAGGTTCGTCGTCAAGGAATGTTAGAATTGCATCACCCTGTACAACCGGCATATTGTTTGCATTATACAAAGATGCATTAGTTGCACCTCCTCTATTCCAGTTTCCTCTATAAACAGTTGTAAAGGTACCATCGTATCTGGAATCATTATTCTTATCGGCAAAAGTGTTTTTAATTACATTGATAGTGGGGCACATACGTGTCCATGGACGACCCAATGGTTGTGTTGATTCACGCTGAACAGAACTTACAACCGAACTCCAATCTGTTTTAGCTGCACTTCTGATGTTTGTATAGTTCCAAGTCATCATCCAACTTGCAAAGTTATCCGGAGCACCGCCACTGCCATAAGTAATGCTACCTCCATTATATAATTCGCTTGATTCTGTGTGATCTGCATACAACAGAATTTCCTTGTTACGATCGTTTGATCCAAGGTTAACATCATAATAGTTTGCCAATAAACCAAAATTACCAGGATCTGCAATGGCAGCAGTTGCTACGTTGTATGCCTGCTGATAATACCATTGAGCATTATGTCCATCAGGATCTGTTCTGTCACACAAAGGATAAGTAGGTATATTGTTTGGGTTTTCCAACCACCATCCATATGTCAGGTAAGCTTTTGACAAATAAAGACGTGCAACCGTTTTAGTTACACCACCTGTGACACGTCCTGTGGCCGGCAAATCATTAATTGCTGTCAAAAGATCAGGGAATACAGCTTTTGTATAGACCTCTGGCACAGTGTTACGCACAGAAGTACGGCTAGCTGAAGCATTAAATTTCAATTCACCGGCACCCAGATCTAAAGATACACCACCAAATGTCTGCACCAGTAAAAAGTAGTCGAACGCACGGAAGAATCGAGCTTCAGCAACCAGTGCATTCGAAATAGTTCCTGCTGCTGTTGCATTTTCAATAATACCACTGGCATTGTTTATATTAATAAATGCAGTTCCCCAAAGTGCATCGGAACGGCTGCTGGTGGCAGTAATTGATCCCACTCCGGAAAGGTCCATATCCTTAAAGTTTGCATCAGCACTCTGGGCATAAGTTACTTCATCGGTGCCTGTGAGGCAAGAATTATAATAGTATCCTTGTCCATATATGTTCCGCAGATGGGCATACATAGACGTTAAACCTCCCATAACACCTTTCTCTGTTTTGAAATACTCGGGGGTAAAAATACTGCGTGGCTGTTCATCCAGAATATCAGAACATCCCAGCAAGGACAGCGTAAGCAGGGCTGTTCCTATATATGCTTTTATATTTATTCGTTTCATTATTGTCTTTTTTAAAATGTCAAATTAATACCAACCAAGTAATTACGAGTAGAAGGCGTGTTTGTACCTATAGTAAGCAGACGCTTACTGTAAGATGTTACTGCCGCATTTTCATCACCATATGAGTTGGTTTCAGGATCCATGCCAGATTCCTTGTTGTAAGGTGAGAACAGAACAAATGGGTTTTGTATAGTACCGTAAAGACGCAATTTGTCGATACCTGCATTTTTCATCCACCTTTGATTAAAGTTATACCCAAGTGTAATTGTACGTACCTTCAGATACGATGCATTAAAGTAGCCCAGTGTACTACCAAACTTTGGATTGTCACCATCCATTATGCCACCAGGTTTTGGATACTTAGCATTGGTATTCTCCGGTGTCCAATAATCGACCTTAACATTACCTCTACGTCCGGACAACATATTGAGGTAGCCTGATGATCCATAGAGGGTACTGATAAGTGTACCACCGCTTTTGAAAGCGCCAACAACACTCAAATCAAAATTTTTATAAGCAACGCGGGTATTGAAACCACCCTGAAAATCAGGATCAACATCTATAATTTGACGATCAGCAGGTCCAATTTGTCTTGTAGGTGTTCCATCAGCATTGTAATCGCCGGTGTATTTTACCTTAATCATACCAACATTTCCTCCCTTTACAAATTTATCTAGATTAGCATCTCCCTCTTGCCATAATCCTACTTTTTCATAATCATAGATACAATTAATAGAATGACCAACAAACCACCAGTTACTTTCGTCTCTAGTTGCTCCAGAAGCCAGGGATACCAGCTCGTTTTTGTTAGAATACACATTGACACCAGCTTCCCAAGTCCAACCATTGAGATTGTCCAAAATTACACCATTAAGAGATAATTCAAAGCCTTTGTTTTGTGTTTTTCCTATATTAGCCATGTAACTACCCACACCCGCTGTAGCAGGCAGAGAAACGCTCAACAGAACATTATCGGTTTTCTGTACATAGTATTCCAATGTACCGGTCAGGCGATTACCCAGAAGAGAGAAATCCAATCCATAGTTCCATGTTTTAGAAAATTCCCAACCTAATTTAGGATTAGGTAACTCAGCATAATATAACCCTGTAGCAGTTGTAGTACCAAAGTTGTAAGGACGAGTAGCTAAAAGTCCAAGTGTTTTGTATGGATCAACAGATTGGTTTGAAGTTTCTCCATAACCTACACGAAGTTTCAATGCATCTATCATTTTAACATCCTTCATAAAGGATTCGTTTTTGATATTCCATCCTACAGATACAGCTGGATAGTTATGCCATTGGTGTCCTTTAGCAAGCCTTGAAGAAGCATCAGAACGGAATGTTGCACTAAGCATATAACGGTTGTCATAAGAATACATTGCACGACCCATCCATGACATCAGACCACTCACTTGATAACCTTGATTATTGGGATCAACCGTAATTTCTCCTTGTGCACGTCCTAAATTATAGAACTGGAAAGCATCAGACGGAATATCCTTTGCCGACATTTGTGAACTGTTATAACGGGTTTGCTCAGCAGAGTACATAGCTACTACATTCAATTGATGTTTTTCAGCAAAAGTACGATCATAAGTCACTAGGTTTTCAATAGCCCAGTTGGTGGTAAGTGAGTTGCTAACAGAAGCTGTTGAAACAGTTGTAGGATTAACAGCGAAAACTCCCTGTCCTGTGTAGTTACCACTGTTGCTCTGTCGGTAGTTCAAACCAATATTGGTGCGATATTTTAATCCCTCTACACCTGGAATTTTCATCTCACCGTATATGGTGTTATAGGAACCAAGAGCCTTGGTCTGATCTATCCACTGATCACCTAAGTTATTTATACTGTTTCTTGTTAATACCCAGTTTTCATCTAATGGCATCTTTACGGTTCTTTTCAATGTACCATCTTCGTTATATGGGTTAGAAATAGGTGAAGTACTTATATTACCGTAAATTCCTAAGTTACCTCCATCATTAATAGAAAAGTTATTATTTGTAGTGAAACCGAAACGGAAATATTTGCCAACTTCCTGATCAAGAGAACCACGTACAGAATAGCGGGTGTAACTCTGGCCTGGCAGCACAGCTTCATCTTTATAGTAACCTGCACCAAAACTGTAATTACTCTTTTCTGTTCCACCTGAAATTGCTAAATCGTGGCTTGTTACCTGAGCTGTTCTATAATACATATCTTGCCAATCAGTATTAATATCATCCGATTCATCAATACCGTTTGTGTACTTTCCAGCGGCAGCACGAAGTTTCACAAATTCAGGTCCATTCATCATAGGAAATTTGCCAAAGACTTCTTTCAAACCATAATAACTATTATAGCTAACCTTTGCTTTTGCTCCTTTACTCCCTTTATTGGATGTTACCAAAATAACACCATTGGCACCACGCGAACCATAAATGGCTGTTGCCGATGCATCCTTCAGGATATCAATACTTTTGATATCACTAGGACTGATGTCGCCGATAGACCCGGCAAAAGGAAGGCCGTCAAGAACAATCAACGGGTCGTTACTTGCATTCAGCGAACGAGTACCACGAACACGGATCTGCATTGAAGCACCTGGTTTAGATGAAGTTTGCTCCATATCCACACCTGCTACACGTCCTTGCAAAGCTTGTGATATATTGGAAGATGGAACATCTCGCATCACATCTCCTTTTACAGAAGCGACAGAACCTGTTACAGATTCCTTACGTTGAGTACCATATCCTACAACTACAACTTCTTCCAATGTTTTGCTGTCTTCTTTTAAGATTACAGTCATTTTTGTACGGCCATCAACTGGAACAGTCTGATTAATGTAACCGACAAAAGAGAAAAGAAGCTTCGCAGTATTCTTTACCTTAATAGTAAAGTTTCCATCAAGATCTGTTACAGTTCCGTTATTAGCCCCGACCTCCCGGACATTAACGCCTAAAAGCGGTTCACCATTTGCGTCTTTTACAAGACCTTTCACTGTTATGTTTTGGGAAAAGACCCAAAACGGAATAAAACAAAATAGAAATAAAAGCCCTAAAGGCTTCGTTAAATTAGTGTTTCTCATAATAAAAATCCATTTTAGTGATTAGTAATGAATAGTTTTTCTTTTTAATTAAAGGAATAATCAAAAGGCATTTCAGGTTTTCATAAGTTTATAATTTTAGATATTCAAAAATTGTTTTCTCAGTGATACAAAGATATAATAATGAATCCTATTACATTTAAAATTGAGTATCCTAAACTTGATACACCGTTACATCTTTGTATGTACTGGTAACAATTTATATCGTACAGGTAACATTAAACTTTATTTCTTGCTATATTTTATTTATTTCTATAAATTTGTATCGAATCTAGTTTGAAAAACAAATTATGAAAAAGACAACAACATTCTTTTTTCTTATAATCATATTAATATCTGTATCAAATAAGTGCTTAGCTCAGGTAGAAAAATTCTATTCCACAGAAAAAGATATATCAAACAGCTTAATTAATAAAATCTATCAGGACAAGAAGGGATTTATATGGATTGCAACTGAGGATGGACTAAATAAATACGACGGAACAAAGTTTACCATATATAAGAATATATCCAAAGACAACACATCGTTGAAAAACAACTATGTGAAGACTATGTATGAAGATACCCAGGGCCGTTTCTGGATTGCCTGTATCAACGGGTTACTTTTATATAACCGCGCCAAAGATTCTTTTAAAGAAATTGAAGCATTCAGAGGTAGTCAGACTATTCATCCGCAAGTAACATCTATCATTGAATCTAAATATGGTGATATCTGGATGACTACTTCCGGTGAAGGGCTTGTTTCAATAAAAAGAGGAAGCGATAAATGTACTGCCGAAACGAATATATCCAGAAACCTATGCAGTCCTTTCCTAACATATGTTTTTGAAGACTCTAAACATCAGTTGTGGGTTGCATCTGAAAATAAAGGGTTAAATGTATATAACCCTTTTACGAAAAAGACCAGATGGTTTGGTGCACCCGGCGCTATTACAAATAATAATGTATCTTGCTTATGCGAAGATAAAACCGGGAACATCTTTATCGGAACTCTTTCCGGAGGGTTGAACTTATATAATCCTAAAACTGGAAGAATATCTGCTATACCTTATAAAAGCTTATCAACCAAACTCAGAATTAAATCACTCCTTATTA
This genomic interval from uncultured Bacteroides sp. contains the following:
- a CDS encoding DUF5597 domain-containing protein, giving the protein MLYTRIVFVALSLFLATLSAKSGNDTESPYLIKKNAATQLVVNGKPFLMLGGELGNSSASSLDDISRIFPKLEKMGLNTVLVPACWELIEKEEGKYDYSIIDGAIDQARKNNLKIIFLWFGSWKNSMPCYAPMWIKENQKKYPRAVTKSGKSLEMMSAFSESNLNIDKRVFSHFLNHLAEYDKKDQTVIMIQVENEIGMLEDAREYGKIADQRFNSDVPGKFIEYLRKNKKNIQPSLLKKWEANGFKSKGSWSEIFGEGLDTDELFMAYVYAEYVQQIAKAGKEKYNIPMYLNAALNSRGRKPGAYPSAGPLAHLLDVWRFVAPSIDILAPDIYDPGFANWCKQYHNNGNPLFIPEIRLEEANAARVFYAFGEHDAMGFSPFSIEDVADPENYPLTKSYSILHQLYPILAEKQGLGKTNGVLFDNESRERTIERNNYRFIFKHDNTLGWSPKAKDGSIWPEVGALIIELSPTEYIVAGTGVVLSFETLDNKKKAGIGYIDKIKIENGKIVPIRRLNGDQSHQGRHLRIPVGEWDIQYVKLYEY
- a CDS encoding RagB/SusD family nutrient uptake outer membrane protein, yielding MKRINIKAYIGTALLTLSLLGCSDILDEQPRSIFTPEYFKTEKGVMGGLTSMYAHLRNIYGQGYYYNSCLTGTDEVTYAQSADANFKDMDLSGVGSITATSSRSDALWGTAFININNASGIIENATAAGTISNALVAEARFFRAFDYFLLVQTFGGVSLDLGAGELKFNASASRTSVRNTVPEVYTKAVFPDLLTAINDLPATGRVTGGVTKTVARLYLSKAYLTYGWWLENPNNIPTYPLCDRTDPDGHNAQWYYQQAYNVATAAIADPGNFGLLANYYDVNLGSNDRNKEILLYADHTESSELYNGGSITYGSGGAPDNFASWMMTWNYTNIRSAAKTDWSSVVSSVQRESTQPLGRPWTRMCPTINVIKNTFADKNNDSRYDGTFTTVYRGNWNRGGATNASLYNANNMPVVQGDAILTFLDDEPTTAIDYSNSTYKSNIGAGVLPGRADFVISPNGVSRIVYPGLWKLGPYRTDNGTGLGQPNAGSTRPFNIAKFSELYFIAAEAAVKGATTTAGQSARDLINVIRARAGQWRWNNNGNIAKAEDHSAAMIAATPATIDINYILAERSREYYGEGYRWFDLVRTQKWAEIAGTYQICGSNYGDHTPVTVTRTIPSNYYLRPIPQGQLDGMEMSDAEKVAYQNPGY
- a CDS encoding TonB-dependent receptor, translating into MRNTNLTKPLGLLFLFCFIPFWVFSQNITVKGLVKDANGEPLLGVNVREVGANNGTVTDLDGNFTIKVKNTAKLLFSFVGYINQTVPVDGRTKMTVILKEDSKTLEEVVVVGYGTQRKESVTGSVASVKGDVMRDVPSSNISQALQGRVAGVDMEQTSSKPGASMQIRVRGTRSLNASNDPLIVLDGLPFAGSIGDISPSDIKSIDILKDASATAIYGSRGANGVILVTSNKGSKGAKAKVSYNSYYGLKEVFGKFPMMNGPEFVKLRAAAGKYTNGIDESDDINTDWQDMYYRTAQVTSHDLAISGGTEKSNYSFGAGYYKDEAVLPGQSYTRYSVRGSLDQEVGKYFRFGFTTNNNFSINDGGNLGIYGNISTSPISNPYNEDGTLKRTVKMPLDENWVLTRNSINNLGDQWIDQTKALGSYNTIYGEMKIPGVEGLKYRTNIGLNYRQSNSGNYTGQGVFAVNPTTVSTASVSNSLTTNWAIENLVTYDRTFAEKHQLNVVAMYSAEQTRYNSSQMSAKDIPSDAFQFYNLGRAQGEITVDPNNQGYQVSGLMSWMGRAMYSYDNRYMLSATFRSDASSRLAKGHQWHNYPAVSVGWNIKNESFMKDVKMIDALKLRVGYGETSNQSVDPYKTLGLLATRPYNFGTTTATGLYYAELPNPKLGWEFSKTWNYGLDFSLLGNRLTGTLEYYVQKTDNVLLSVSLPATAGVGSYMANIGKTQNKGFELSLNGVILDNLNGWTWEAGVNVYSNKNELVSLASGATRDESNWWFVGHSINCIYDYEKVGLWQEGDANLDKFVKGGNVGMIKVKYTGDYNADGTPTRQIGPADRQIIDVDPDFQGGFNTRVAYKNFDLSVVGAFKSGGTLISTLYGSSGYLNMLSGRRGNVKVDYWTPENTNAKYPKPGGIMDGDNPKFGSTLGYFNASYLKVRTITLGYNFNQRWMKNAGIDKLRLYGTIQNPFVLFSPYNKESGMDPETNSYGDENAAVTSYSKRLLTIGTNTPSTRNYLVGINLTF